Within the Magnetospirillum sp. ME-1 genome, the region AGCTCTACGAGGCTATTGCCGCCAGCCACCTTCCGGCGGCGGCCATTTGGTTCAACGGCCTCGAGGCCAAGCTCGCCAATCTGGCCCGGCTTCCCCGCCGGGGCGGAGCGGTTCCGGAAGATGGGAGGCTACGGCAATTGCTTTACGGGCGGCGGCCGCACGTGTACCGGATCATTTACGAGATCAACGAGGATAGCCGGATAGTGTCCGTTCTGCACATTCGCCATGGTGCCCGCGACGCAATGACGGGCGAGGCCTGAATGACCACGCGGCGCCGCATCCTGCCCGGCCTGCCGTATCCCCTGGGGGCGACCTGGGACGGCAATGGCGTCAACTTCGCCCTGTTTTCGGCCCATGCCGAGAAGGTGGATCTGTGCCTGTTCGACCGGCGTGGCCTGCGCGAGGTGGAGCGCATCGAACTGCCCGAATACACCGACGAGGTCTGGCACGGCTATCTGCCCGATTGCCGTCCGGGGCAGCTTTACGGCTATCGCGTCCACGGCCCCTACGATCCCAACGAGGGACATCGTTTCAACCCCCACAAGCTGCTGATCGATCCCTATGCCAAGGCGCTGGTGGGGGGATTCGAATGGTCGGACACCCATTTCGGCTTTCGTCCCGGCACGCCCAGGCTGGACCTGATCGCGGATAGGCGCGACAACGCCCGCTTCATGCCCAAATGCCGGGTTCTGGACACCGCCTTTACCTGGGGCAACGACCGCCGCCCGGGCGTGCCGTGGTCCGAGACCATCGTCTACGAGGCCCATGTGCGGGGTCAGACCATGAA harbors:
- a CDS encoding type II toxin-antitoxin system RelE/ParE family toxin → MTYRVELSARAIRDLRQLYEAIAASHLPAAAIWFNGLEAKLANLARLPRRGGAVPEDGRLRQLLYGRRPHVYRIIYEINEDSRIVSVLHIRHGARDAMTGEA